A section of the Phaseolus vulgaris cultivar G19833 chromosome 8, P. vulgaris v2.0, whole genome shotgun sequence genome encodes:
- the LOC137826620 gene encoding uncharacterized protein isoform X7, protein MSFESEKPSLLDQATDQEFPKKIRISYTREFLLSLSGLDICREFPSGFDQSLLSELEDVSQDKQRSSGGLSMQSFRRNDYGSSPPTRGDSFSRGIHGKWETRSSGRSDKDSDSQSEWDSDSAKRFGNQSRRSWQGPEHDGLLGSGSFPRPSGYTPGLSAPKPRANDNYQPNRSNEPYHPPRPYKAPHSRRETNDSYNDETFGSLEYTSEDRAEEERKRRASFELMRKEQHKDKHKLNPDKNNDNFDISSLVEDDEKRLVSRSNESVEPHVTQAALSNDEKSSSFSQTPSAARPLVPPGFASTKLERNFATKTPLSTHSTEAGQPAPGDTGVLDVPDITIGTGDQLRKRSALSEVLEASQLNAEVKGKDSVGAFNPDNSNSILYKLFGNASTVDSGKSTSVIEPDHKADVTWSPHAFQSSKFAHWFVEEEKSRVDEMTQRPNDLLSLIVGGEKGDLQTSNVETTGHIGSNFSLLNPEPVSEHMASNAVHTTIDNSEQLSKSDKPEVSAAVLTCEDLEQSILSQVSENGSSHQQPSQDKDLDAKTEQSISIDNHASLHLLSLLQKGTSHNETELSSILDSTNKVPNTDVFTTSHVLDNPGEENAEVSNSSNNLTLETLFGSAFMKELQSVGAPLSVQRGSVGSAGADVSESLLFPFPTADNVHPPTGEHTLNRRGSGVLPPEQTHQPKTNRFDEQWLGYSDSQGDVNSSLLQSEFSKASGFKGPRDIHLPEDDNLITGSDPLQNFLSAGNIVKTDMSQDTTVDITRKLAALNPAFRDDRPIMRNHEGPAYPHGGPYDMREPGISYQNLNVQRSQQIHPQLNHGGPMFNQLDSHAPHISSYMRLPNPEGMIHHDSSPNHQFPGNMLRPPFHQPSSGLAGFDPPVHHSMLQQLHMQGNHPPPHLLRGFPRGGPVPPHPNNPMTGFMQEPNPMQGQGFPFSGHQHPSFAGPGMQLQAPDVGGGRNHPEALQRLFEMELRSNPKSIHASGHSQGMYGQELDLGFGYR, encoded by the exons ATGAGCTTTGAAAGTGAAAAGCCGAGTTTGTTGGATCAGGCTACTGATCAAGAATTTCCAAA GAAGATAAGAATTTCATACACGAGGGAATTTTTGTTATCGCTAAGTGGATTGGATATATGCAGAGAGTTCCCTAGTGGGTTTGATCAATCGCTTTTAAG TGAACTCGAAGATGTTTCTCAAGATAAGCAGAGAAGTTCAGGCGGTTTGTCAATGCAGAGCTTTAGACGTAATGACTATGGTTCATCCCCTCCCACCAGAGGTGATAGCTTTTCGCGGGGAATCCATGGAAAATGGGAGACTCGATCTTCTGGACGGTCTGATAAAGACAGTGATTCTCAATCGGAATGGGATTCAG ATTCTGCAAAACGTTTTGGCAACCAGTCGCGTAGATCTTGGCAAGGTCCTGAGCATGATGGGCTTCTAGGTAGTGGTTCTTTTCCTCGGCCCTCTGGGTATACCCCTGGGTTGTCTGCTCCCAAACCTCGAGCTAATGACAACTACCAGCCAAATCGGTCTAATGAGCCTTATCATCCTCCACGCCCTTACAAG GCACCTCACTCACGGCGGGAGACTAATGACTCTTATAATGATGAAACATTTGGTTCTTTGGAGTATACAAGTGAGGACAGGGCTGAagaggaaagaaaaagaagag CTTCTTTTGAACTGATGAGAAAGGAACAGCATAAAGATAAGCATAAGTTGAACCCAGACAAGAATAACGATAATTTTGACATAAGTTCACTTGTTGAAGACGATGAGAAAAGGCTAGTTAGTAGGAGCAATGAGTCTGTGGAGCCTCATGTGACTCAAGCAGCTTTAAGCAATGATGAGAAATCTTCTTCCTTTTCACAGACTCCTTCAGCAGCTAGACCTCTTGTACCCCCTGGTTTTGCAAGTACAAAATTGGAACGAAATTTTGCAACCAAAACACCCCTTAGCACTCATTCAACTGAG GCTGGACAACCTGCACCTGGTGATACTGGAG TTTTGGATGTCCCCGACATTACAATTGGAACGGGTGATCAATTGAGGAAGAGATCTGCTCTTTCAGAAGTCTTGGAAGCATCTCAACTGAATGCTGAAGTAAAAGGAAAGGACTCTGTGGGAGCTTTCAATCCAGACAATTCAAATTCTATTCTATACAAGCTTTTTGGTAATGCTTCAACAGTAGACAGTGGCAAATCTACTAGTGTTATTGAG CCTGATCATAAAGCTGATGTGACATGGAGTCCACATGCCTTCCAATCTTCCAAGTTTGCTCATTGGTTTGTTGAAGAAG AAAAGAGTCGGGTGGATGAGATGACACAGAGGCCAAATGACTTGCTCTCACTTATTGTTGGTGGCGAAAAGGGGGATTTGCAGACTTCTAATGTAGAAACTACCGGGCATATTGGATCTAATTTTTCTCTCCTAAATCCTGAACCAGTTAGTGAGCATATGGCATCAAATGCAGTACATACCACTATTGACAACTCTGAGCAATTGTCCAAGAGTGATAAACCTGAGGTTTCTGCAGCAGTTCTTACCTGTGAAGATCTGGAACAGTCAATTTTATCACAAGTTAGTGAAAATGGATCATCACATCAGCAGCCCAGTCAGGACAAAGATCTTGATGCAAAAACTGAGCAGTCTATTTCAATTGATAATCATGCATCCCTACACCTCCTTTCTTTGTTACAAAAAGGAACCTCACACAATGAAACGGAACTATCATCTATTCTAGATTCTACAAACAAGGTTCCTAATACTGATGTATTCACTACCAGCCATGTTCTGGATAATCCTGGAGAAGAAAATGCTGAAGTTTCCAATTCATCTAATAATTTGACACTAGAAACACTTTTTGGGTCAGCTTTTATGAAGGAGCTTCAATCAGTTGGAGCGCCCCTTTCTGTTCAAAGGGGTTCAGTTGGATCTGCAGGGGCTGATGTTTCAGAGTCTCTTCTGTTTCCTTTCCCTACCGCAGACAATGTTCACCCTCCCACCGGTGAACATACCCTGAACAGGCGTGGAAGTGGTGTCCTGCCACCAGAACAAACACATCAACCCAAAACTAATAGATTTGATGAACAGTGGTTGGGTTATTCTGATTCCCAGGGAGATGTTAATTCATCGTTGCTTCAGAGTGAATTTTCCAAAGCTAGTGGTTTCAAAGGGCCTCGTGATATTCACCTTCCCGAAGATGATAACTTGATTACAGGTAGTGATCCTCTGCAAAACTTTTTATCTGCTGGAAATATAGTTAAAACAGATATGTCCCAAGACACAACAGTTGACATTACCAGAAAACTGGCAGCTCTGAATCCTGCATTTAGGGATGACCGACCTATTATGAGAAATCATGAAGGCCCAGCATACCCTCATGGTGGTCCTTATGATATGAGAGAGCCTGGTATTTCATATCAGAATCTTAATGTCCAACGATCTCAACAGATCCACCCCCAGTTGAATCATGGTGGCCCAATGTTTAATCAACTGGATTCTCATGCTCCACACATCAGTTCTTATATGAGGCTTCCAAATCCTGAGGGCATGATTCATCACGACTCATCACCAAATCATCAATTTCCAGGAAATATGCTTCGTCCTCCTTTCCATCAACCAAGCAGTGGACTAGCGGGGTTTGATCCTCCTGTTCATCATTCTATGTTACAACAGTTGCACATGCAAGGAAACCACCCACCACCTCATCTATTGCGTGGATTCCCAAGGGGTGGACCTGTGCCTCCTCATCCCAACAATCCGATGACTGGCTTCATGCAGGAACCAAACCCAATGCAAGGCCAAGGCTTCCCATTTAGTGGTCACCAGCATCCTTCTTTTGCTGGCCCTGGAATGCAATTACAAG